In a genomic window of Quercus lobata isolate SW786 chromosome 4, ValleyOak3.0 Primary Assembly, whole genome shotgun sequence:
- the LOC115986113 gene encoding uncharacterized protein LOC115986113: protein MRRAFPTTLKGAARIWFSRITSGSISTFKELSAQFTSHFIGGHRHKKSTACLMNIKQREDKTLRSYITRFNKEALSIDEADDKILVAAFTNGLRKGKFLFSLYKNDPKTMSEVLYRATKYMNAEDALLAHEDKPRKREWQEDTRQDRGRKVARTGERRDDRHSKPPTGRFTNFTPLTTPIDQVLMQIKDEGTLTFPGKLKGDPSKRSRDKYCRFHRDHGHDTVDCYDLKQQIEALIRQGKLQVREKGENGSTSRTDPTMGE from the coding sequence ATgcgtagggccttccctacaacgcTAAAGGGTGCCGCGAGAATCTGGTTTAGTCGGATAACGTCTGGCTCCATCAGTACTTTCAAGGAGCTGAGTGCTCAATTCACTTCACACTTCATTGGAGGACACAGGCATAAGAAGTCAACTGCATGCCTAATGAATATTAAGCAGCGAGAAGACAAGACGCTACGATCCTACATAACTCGTTTCAACAAGGAGGCCCTCTCGATTGACGAGGCGGACGACAAGATACTTGTGGCAGCATTCACTAATGGGTTACGAAAGGGTAAGTTCTTATTTTCTCTATATAAGAACGATCCAAAGACCATGTCAGAAGTGCTTTACAGGGCTACCAAGTATATGAACGCGGAAGACGCACTGCTGGCCCACGAGGATAAGCCCAGAAAAAGGGAATGGCAGGAAGACACAAGACAGGACAGAGGGCGTAAAGTGGCTAGGACCGGAGAACGACGGGATGATAGACACTCCAAACCCCCCACTGGGCGATTCACAAACTTCACCCCGTTAACTACCCCAATAGATCAAGTCTTGATGCAAATCAAAGACGAAGGAACTCTGACATTCCCAGGCAAGTTGAAGGGAGATCCCAGCAAGAGATCAAGGGATAAGTACTGCCGCTTCCATCGAGACCATGGGCACGACACAGTTGACTGTTACGATCtaaagcagcagattgaggcccttatAAGACAGGGAAAACTGCAAGTTCGTGAGAAGGGAGAGAACGGATCCACCTCAAGAACAGACCCCACGATGGGAGAATGA